The Ursus arctos isolate Adak ecotype North America chromosome X, UrsArc2.0, whole genome shotgun sequence genome includes the window ccaacatctgttgtttcttgtgttgttaattttaaccattctgacaggtgtgaggtttttgatttgtatttccctcatgataaatgatgttgagcatcttttcatgtatctgtcggccatccggatgtcttctttgacaaaatgtctattcatatcttctgtccatttcttaactggattatttattttggaggtgTTAAGTTTGATAGGAGCtttactaaccctttatcagatatgtcgtttgcaaatatcttctctcattctgtaggttgtcttttagttttgttgattgtttccttccctgtgcagaagtttttatcttgacgaagtccctgtagttcattttttttttttttgtttcccttggctcccgagatgtgtctagtaagaagttgctgtggccaaggtcagagaggttgctgcctgtgttctcctctctAATATCTTTATAGCTTCTTATGCAGATTACCAAATTGCCGTCCAGATAAATTGTACCAATATATAATACCCATCTGTTCCTTTTCTATGTGACCCCCTCCCAGGAGTGCCCATCTCTATCCTTGTCTCATGTTACCATACACTTGCATAAAAATGAGTGTTCAGTGAGAGGCGTCAGGAAAGCAGGATGGGTTTGAAAAATCTCTAGGACCCTCCCCATTTTCTACTTTCATCGTTTCAGTGGGTCAAGGAGGAGAACAAAGAAGATGCATCTGCTCTTAAATGAATTtaagggtggggatggggttCCCATAAAGGCCTCACCACTCCCCCTCTTCTAAGAGAAGACAGACCTAGATCTCTAACCCTAGGGAAAAAAACCACTCTTTACACTGAATCATTCTTTCTGTCACAATACTTTGTCTCATTAGAAATAACTCATTTTGGCATTTCGTGGTCACCAGAACTGCCCAAGAAAGAGGGCTTTCTTTATCAGGACCTGCACCAGATCATACAATTCTCCATCTTTGTCAATCTACAGTCAAGTCAGGCAGCAgatcttggtcttttttttttttttttttggtaagcatCTGTTGTTTCCACCATTCCTTAACAATTCTTATAGTCACCACCTTATTTCACCCTTTACCGTCTGTTTTGGTTTATCCTAACTTCCTAATAACAGTTCTcatttccagtattttttaaaaagatgtgatttatttatgagagagagagagcgagcatgagcaggggagggggtgggggggatggggtgagggaggagaggggactggattccaggaccctgggaacatgacccgagccaaaggcagacgcttaactgactgagccacccaggtgcccctcattttcaGTCTTGATGCCTAACCCCATCCCAGCTCCAATCCATTTTGCACATGGCCaccagattatttttccttttgtcacaAATGTCCAGTAACTCCCAGGATATGACAGAGTATTTCAATCTCAGCTGGAGAGTCGGGATCTCCTCCCAAATTTCCTCACCCTTGATTTCCACCTTTTTGTCTCATCACTTCTCTTCCCACAGCTTCCATTTCAGGCAAATTGGTTACCTTTTTATCACAGGAACAGATTTCCCACCTCATGACTATCTTCAAACCATTTTCCCCACCTGAaatctcttctgtgttttctcatGCTGTCCCTTCAGAGCCCAGCTTAAAGTTTTCTAGCAACTTCTTCGTTTAACCAGACAGCATTTATTTGACAATGAACATGTGCCCAGGTGCTATTAGTAATCCTTTTGTATTTATGTACCTTATCTCACCAGCTAGATTTAAAAACatgagaatgctttttttttgtcAGTCAAAACATACAACTTTATTGATGATACACAAATGAAGTCTTTGGTGGATAAATTCAAGTCAAAACAAATGACAGAAGTGTAGACTATTTATGATGGACAGGTACACTGTCAATTCACATACAGGAACcagtaaaaatatttccattcaaGCAGCACGATTAAAGTCACAAATGTATTTTCAGTACAAGAGGACTATTTATTTGGTATTCATAAAATGGTTCAGCTTAAAGCTGGAGACTCACAGATAACATCATTCTGGATGATACATTATTCAAAACTGGCAGCTGAAAGGGTCCCTTTACTACATGAACAAGTGGAAAAGCAGTAACTTTCAATTTTCATTGCTTCCGGACTGGAAAATCAAGAAATTTCTTCAAGTCTTTTGAGAGCACATAGCCAATCAGAATTTGTCCACTAGTTTTATAACTTTCACTTTCACCAAGAGGTCATGGTGATCGGCTAAGGCTCGAATTTTCTTAACGCACACTCCAGATGTAGTGCATAAGTAAAAAAGGGAACCTTTATTGAATTCTCTGTAGTTGAATACTTCTGCTCTGAGATTGTCATAGATGATCTCAAACAGAGTAAGGGCATTAATAAGAATTTCTGATTCCACGTAAGAATTATAAAGGGAACTAAAGGATGATGGCACTTGGGTGCTGAGCAGTTTTTTTAACATATCTGGATTTTCAGCAAAATTCgaaagtattttcaaaatctcAACTTTGATTTTTCCACCTCCCTGAGATAACAAACGGAAAAAGTTTGCAATGGAGTTGACAAGCAGGTGCTGGTAGTCATTGGTAATAGTcatgtttgttaaaaattttaGTCCAACTACCTGTACTGCTGAGTTCAAGTTAGAGGCCATGATATCATCCATCACTTTATTCATGTATACCTGAAGTCGGCCCTGATTTTCATAGTTCTCACTCAGGTTATTCATGGCCATTAAGGCTTTTTCCTTAATGTGGGGATCGGTTTTGTTGATCATGTTTGCAATAATTGGGAGGCCTCCCAACTTGCGAATTGTGTCTTGGTTGCATGAATAATTGGCATTGTTGCTCAGAGTGAGCAAAGCTACCTGTTGGATGAAAGGATCATCCGATTTCTGAAGCAAAGCAAGGACTTTCCTGAGGTCTCGGACACCGAGAATCTCATCTATTTCATAAGGAAAGGGGCGCTTCTGCATGGGAACaggtctcctccctctccctctctgctgggtTTCAGGCTCAGAGTCTGACTCCGACTCCGTGTCAGTCCACCCGGACTCCCCTTCTTCAGAATCGGGGACCTCTGCCAGGAAAGCCTGGCCCCCATTCGCCGAGGCTGCAGCAGCTGCTGCAGCCCCATCCCCGGGGCGGAAGCCCAGCCCCAATTCATCTACTTCCACCTTGTTTTTCTTGCCCTTGCCCTTGCCCCCAGTTCGAGACCTGGTTCCCTTGGCTCCGCCTTTGGGTACAGCTCCAGTCGCTGACCCGGTCTTAGGTATAGCGCCGGTATGAGCCCCAGGGGTCGCTTTCTTGGAAGGAGCTGCTGTTCTGGGGGATCCTGAAGTCCCAGGAGCTTCTGCAGCCCCAGTAGGCACTGTTGCCCCAGAAGGCATTGCAGCCCCAGAAGGCACTGGCGCGGCAGGCGGCGTTGCGGGTACAGGAGCCTCCGCAACCTCTGTAGGAGCTGCCGCCTCGGTAGGTGCTGGTGCCCTGGGAAGCACCGCTGGCGCCCCCGGAGCCTCTGCTGTGCCAGGAGCCTCTGGCAATTTGGGAGCCCTTGCCACTGTGGGGGCTTCTGCAGCCACCGAAGCCTCTGCCTCCCTGGGGGGTGGTGCCACTGAGGAAGCTGTTGTGGCCCCAACTGCTGGTTCAGCCTGAGGCCCAACCCCTGCCCCTTCGGCCTCCTGGACCTGATTTCCTgccccactctgagcctcagcacTGGATACAGCGGGGGCCGCTGCCTCAGCTCCAGCTGCGTCCAGAGCAGAGGCTTCATCCT containing:
- the ARMCX2 gene encoding armadillo repeat-containing X-linked protein 2 — translated: MSRVRDAGCVAAGIVIGASAWYCVYKYARGRNQTKKRMAKPKTRAVAGTGARARAGLRAGFTIDLGPGFGPPTPVRTRAEDRAQDEASALDAAGAEAAAPAVSSAEAQSGAGNQVQEAEGAGVGPQAEPAVGATTASSVAPPPREAEASVAAEAPTVARAPKLPEAPGTAEAPGAPAVLPRAPAPTEAAAPTEVAEAPVPATPPAAPVPSGAAMPSGATVPTGAAEAPGTSGSPRTAAPSKKATPGAHTGAIPKTGSATGAVPKGGAKGTRSRTGGKGKGKKNKVEVDELGLGFRPGDGAAAAAAASANGGQAFLAEVPDSEEGESGWTDTESESDSEPETQQRGRGRRPVPMQKRPFPYEIDEILGVRDLRKVLALLQKSDDPFIQQVALLTLSNNANYSCNQDTIRKLGGLPIIANMINKTDPHIKEKALMAMNNLSENYENQGRLQVYMNKVMDDIMASNLNSAVQVVGLKFLTNMTITNDYQHLLVNSIANFFRLLSQGGGKIKVEILKILSNFAENPDMLKKLLSTQVPSSFSSLYNSYVESEILINALTLFEIIYDNLRAEVFNYREFNKGSLFYLCTTSGVCVKKIRALADHHDLLVKVKVIKLVDKF